Genomic segment of Lepus europaeus isolate LE1 chromosome 6, mLepTim1.pri, whole genome shotgun sequence:
ATAGGAACAGCTGCCTCTTCTGAACTTCAATTCTTGAGAtccttttttctagttctgtgaactACTCGACTTTTTCTCcatatatatattgttttcctTCCACTGAAGAAGCTCAAAATAATTTGTGTTTCTAGCAAACAAAGAACCCTTACTGATAGAAATCCAGTATCATCTACATCTCCTTGTTCGCAAGGATGTGGCTACCTTCACCATGGGAGGTGTCTGGTGGTCTTTCTTGAGAATGAGGTGAGACTAGATGCAATTCTTATGACTTCTTACTGCATTGGAGCAGGGATAAATCCTGTAGTGGATGTTACTGGGAGTTGGGCTCTTTGATTCCTGGgaaggatggggatggggatgggagaGTTTGGCAAGAGAATTAGGGTCTTGGTAAAGCTACTTGAGGTTAGGAAAGTGTCCCAATCTCAGCAGAAATTAGAATTCACTCCTAAAACCAAGGCAACAACAGATTGAGAGAATGATGAAGACAGCATCCATAAATGATGGATTTAAGGAAGCAAGATTAGTTCAAGATGACTCATCTGGGTAAAGGGGTTACCTGGCAGTGTAACAGAGGACTCCTATAGAACTGGGTTCAAAATCTATGTCCAAAATAAGGGCTGTTCTTCTGGAAACGATTGGACTTCAAGGAAAAGCTTGAGGGGTGAGTTGAATGTATCTTCCTCTGAGATGTTTTTCCAGCCATTTATTCTTTTCCATCTCTTCACTGTATGCCAGAGGCCAGGTttggatgatatttctgtgtgcctCAATTGTGATCTCTACTTCTGTATCTTGGTGCCTGTAAACCTCATATTACTGCTTTATTTGTTTGTTCCCTCAACCAGATTGTAAATTTCATATAGCAGCAATTTCATCTTTCTTGTTCATGTTTGTATCTTCAATGTCAATCACAGTACTTTACACTTAATAAGTTGTGTTGAGCTTTGAATAACTAAAAAGGAAGCTGGAAGGTTATAAAAgagattttttgaaaagcaaggcAATGGGATGTCCTTTTTACTTCCTATAGTCTTATATACTATTAATGATGGCTATATTTGAGGTCAActgtaaatgataaaaataagagGTCTCCTGAAGCAATTATGGAATATTTAATAAGCCAAAACTTTTATAAAGCACATTAAATATTTCCACATGTGGTCTTTGAAAAATATACTAGGCCAATCAGCtaatgtatatatgaaaatatttagctTCACACTGACATTACAATTTTATAACACATATTAAAGTGTTTTACACAAAATAGTTCAGTATTTATTGATGAGCaaatatataagcaaaattgGTCATGTTTATAAAAGAATTTAAATGCTAAGAATATCTATTCACTCTTTAATTCTATAATAGCTAACCATACAGCAAAAgactaaatagaatttttaaaaaaacaatctttCATGATATAAACAGTGTGTCATAACTTATTCTTGCTCTTCCAACCAATGTTTAGATTCTGAACTAGATTGCAACACATTTTTGTCACCTGACacatttttttcacaaagaaCCTTTGATAAATCTTAGCAGTAAACATTAACTGTGTTAAGGTCTTAATCGTGCATGAAAGGATCTGTCCATTCACCTTGCGAGAAAGGGTAAGTTTCCGCCTCCTGCTAGAGAAGGAAAACTGGTAGTACTTAAAAAGGTAGACTTTGCCAACAGACTTCTGTCTTTATAAATCACTGTAGACAGTGATTATTTGCAAAACAGgtttcatgaaatatttatgtaAGCTGCACATGACCTTGAATGAAAGTACAGTTTAAAAGAAACAATGTTCGTATTGTTCAACAGAATACTTATATATTTTGTCAGATATTACTTACTCAGGtcatatgagatttttttttttctgaatggaatagaaattgtttattttaaagctaAGCTATATGGAagtatgatatttatttttagaattaataCTATTTTGTTCTTTGTCAAAAATCTCTTTAAACAAACAGAAGGTTATCAGTGGCCTAGCTGAGGATAAATGTGGGTGCATAGAGCATTACAATGTCTTCTTACCATCTGACAGTGAGTTCTGGAAAGAATCATGAAGGCAGATGGGGAAGATCATATGTCTGAGAGGTAGGGTACAGGCTGCTGTGTTTGATAAATATGTACCCTGGTCCAAATTTTCATCTCAGAAGAATGTCTATATAGGAACGACAGGCAGTGATTCTATTCAGGCCTGCAGAatttattagctgtgtgaccctggggaaTTTATTGaacttttctgcattttttattgccaataaaaagaaatatagaggCCTGAGCTGGCTGACCTGTGTGATAAGCTGCTGCCATTCCTGCTTACCACCCTCTTCCTGGCACTTTGACTTCCATTCATAGTCATTCCACATCACATCTGCTTATTTGTTATATGGTGCATTCTGAAGGGgtctttcagttgttttgtcttgttttccttCACAAGAATACCCAGGGATCCTGTgtattgtttttgttatatacCAAGCATTAGAAGAATGCCAGGGAATCGGTAGGTACATAAAAATAACTCATGAATGGCTTCTGGGTATATTTCCAAGAGGTCTGGAAGCAGAGACGAAAGctgatacatgtatatatttagtACAGTAGCATAATTTACAGTAGGCACAAGGTTGAAACAATCTATCTGTCCAACCATCAGTTGTGGTAtattcatacaatgaaatattactcaaccTTAAAAACAAGGGTAatctatgagagtatttcaggcatggaaagccaagactctctggcaaaaaaaaaaagaaaaaaagaaaatgacctaaatgaaagatctctgtaagtaagatcccagtggaaagaacaggtcatcaaagaaggaggtacctttctctgaagggaggagagaacttccactttgactatgaccttgtctaaatatgatcagagtccacgaactcaaaaggcttccatagccttggcaatgcatgacaagagcctagggtgattactgatgctataaacaagagtgttaatttgttaagtcaacaacaggagtcactgtgtacttactcctcatgtaggatctctgtccttaatgtgctgtacattgtgatttaatgctataactagtactcaaacagtatttttcactttgtgtttctgtgtgggtgcaaactgttcaactctttacttaatgtatactaaactgatcttctgtatataaagagaattgaaaatgaatcttgaatggaaggggagaggcagtgggagaggggagggtagtgggtgggagggaagttatggggggaaaaagccattgtaattcataagctgtactttggaaatttatattcattaaataaaagtttaaaaaatctcaaaaaaaaaagaagggtaaTCTGTAACATACTAAAcatgaatgaatcttgaaaatattttgtgaagtGGCAtaggataaaatataaaaagtgttGTGTGATCCTGCTTGAGTGAATAGTAAGTAGTCAAATAGGGAATATAAAGTAGAATGGTGGTAGCTAGCATATGGGGTAGTAAGGAACGGGTAGTTGTTTAATGGGTACAAGTGTTTGGCAAGATGGAAAAGTTCCAGAGTAGATGGTTGTAATGATTGCACAACAATAGGAATTGATTATAATTCAATATACTAAATGAACTTTAAAAGGTAAATGTTAGGGTCAGCGTAGTGGTGCAAtaacactggcatcacatgttGGAGTggcattcaagtcccagttactacTCTtaatatccagctccctgctaatgtgtctgagaaagcagcaggacatGGCtgtaagtacctgggcccctgcactcatgtgggagtacTAGATGGagatctgggttcctggcttcttcagCGTGGCCCAACCCTTGCTGTTGCAACTGTTTGGGgctgaaccaggggatggataatctctttcttcctctgtttctccctatctctctctgtcactctgcctttcaaataaataaataaacctttaaaaaggtcAATTTTATGTTACGTGTATTTGCTACACACACATGTAAAGCAGGTAAATGAATCAGTGAGGCAATCCTTCATGTAAGTGGTTCTCAATGCTTAGAACACTGTTCTCTGTCATTCCTCAACCCATGCCATCCTGTCCTCTCATGCCTCCCAGTCAACTCACAACTTAGATGAAGATTTGTCAGCTGCAGTACTATTGCCACATTGCACTGAATAATTCTTTCTTGTGAGGGAGCTGACCTGTGGATGAGCCTTGGAAAGAGGCCTAGTAGTATCCCTGCCTTCTACTCACTAGAGGCCAGTGCAACCGCTTTCTGAACTGTGCAAGTGCTGATGTCTCCAGGCACTGGGAAAGCTCCCAGGGGGGCATGTAGGGAAAGCAATTTCCCTCGACTGAGAAACCCTGGCTTAGATGTTACTCTCACTTGCTCTAGAAGCCTGAGCTCAAAGCCACTTTGCTGTATGTTTCACTCAGTGCCTCTAGTCTACCCATACTCTCCTTTTATGGCACTCTACTTGAATTACACTGTCTCTACCACTGGATAGGCGTCTATAGCTCCTAACACAGGGCTTGACATATGCAGCAGATGctcagtatttgttattttattgattGAATTTAACTTCCCCATATTCAAAATGGATATAATACCTGATTGCTTCTTAGAACTGTTATGAAGATCATTGAATGAaagaatcatttaaaaaacatttaaagcattatataaaatgaatttacaatattatttttataataaaaattttgctGAGGGAGAGCCATTTGGTCTAGTGGGTAAGaagccagttaggatgcccatgtccagtagagtgtctgagtttgattACCATCTCTAGctactgattccagtttcctgataatgcagtccctgggaggcagaggtgatggctcagtggatgggttcctgccaccaatgtggggaaCTTgaactgagtttctggcttctaccTTTGGCCCAGCCAAGTCCTGgccaaatcctggctgttgtgtatatttggggaatgaactggcagttgggaaaatctctgtctttctaactttctttgtctctcaaataaattaaaaaaaatttgactcTACCCTGAGTTTTATCCTCTGAAACTCTTAATGCTCCTTATAGTTCATTTGCTATAGTTAAACAAAGTACTATATCTTACATAGCTTAGCTGTATCACCTAATAAGCCAGTGGCTCAACTGGGATAGAGTAAGTGCTATCACTAAGTGTAATTTTATCtttagaaactcaatctgggtataTTGAGACTTGAATTGGAAATTCACTAGAAGTAATTGCTCCGTTGGGGCTTGAACTttggaataaaataattaaaacataggGAAAATATTAATTTAGGGGCACTTGTAGATTTTTCATGAGACTTCTACTCTTGATATATCTGAAATAAGCAGCTTAACTGTTGTCATTACTGTACTATAAAGGTACCaagtacagaaagagaaataaattgtgTTCCATTTATCTGTTCTGACAGAAATTACTTAGAACTCTGGTTTCACAtttgaaataatgttttattgTTAGTCAGTCACAGCCAATATGGGTTCTAATCAGAGGGTTCATCTTCCTATACAATAGGAAAGGATACAATATATTTTATCTCTTTactgtaaattttttgttttagggctggcattgtggcattgcaagTTAAGCCCCTACctgtctgtgaagccagcatgccatatggacactgggtgaTGTTCTGGgtactccatttctttttttttttttttttttgaacatctcaaataaatcattttaataccTTTTTCTCATGGGATGACAACAGCAttataatactttcttttttttattaaaattagctCTTTTCAGATTAGTACTAGCAAGTTCTGATTTTTAGTATAGGTTGTGTATCTCTTATCTGAAATACTTGGGACCAGAAATATTTTGGATTCTGGGTTTTTCGGGATTTCCTAGTAGTCGCACAAGCTTAAGGAGATGTCACAGGGATGGGAAGGGACCAAGCCTAAATATGaccttcatttaggttttgtcaAGCTTTATGCACACAGCCTAAAGGTAGCAGGACACAGGATGTGTAAGAACTCTGTCACGATGTCCTACTTGAGACACTGTGTTGGCACTGACAAGGCTTCAGACTGTGCAGtgttcagattagggatgctcacacTGTACTGTGCTAAGGCAAGAGAGAAACATAATACtttctatttacttttaaatttcctATGAACTACTTTCTAGTAAAAAACTGCTTGGTATTAAGTGTTTTTATCTCAAATTCTAAAAGTAACCATGGCCCTCAGCTGAACTGTGTGCTCCCGGGCTTTTCTATCTCAGGGACATTTACACAGTAAATGCCATTTCAGTCACTGAGCTCTTCCTCATCACTGAAATAGGTGATTTTCTTTATCCTCGACCGCCTTGAGTCATCGGATGTGGAGGGACCCCCTGGACTGGGTctccattttctttgttcttcttcaATTTTGGCTTGCTGGAAGGCTATGGCCTGGCTGAGGCTGTCCAGGGCAGGGTCTTCACCTTCATCTTCACTTTCTTCTACTTCCTCAATTTCTTCTTCTGGTTcaggaactttcttttttttcttcttttccttcttctttggaGGTTCCCGTTCTCCAAGCATATTTTTAGGACAGGCGTAACTTAAGTGTCCACTTTCCCCACATTCGTAGCACTTGGATTTATCAAAGTAGTTCTGTCTTCGGATGAATTCAGCTGCTCTTCCGTTGTCAATAGCAATGCTTGCTTTTATCACTTTACCGAATAACTGCTTGTTGTTTATCGCCCTGGTGCAGTTTTGCGCAGAGTCTTTatccaaaaacaaaatgaatgcaaccccTTTACTCTTCCTGGTATCTTTATCTTTCATTATAGTAACCTTTACAACTTTGCCATACTTGGAAAATATCCTGTACAGGTCGTTGTTCGTCAGGGAGAAGGGCAGGTTGGAGACATACACTGTGCTTTTACTGGGGGCCAATCCACCACTCATTTCTCCAGACGGGGCGGCGGCTTGCGAGCCCCAGGCCCGGCCCGCTCACCCCCGACTCCCGCCGCAGCTCTGCCGAGACCCGGGCATGGCGGGTGCCGGGCAGGAGCAGGCGCCGACAAACAGACCCGCGCGGCCGCGGGGGTACGCCATTTCTGATCTTGCAaactgctaatggccagggaaaaacagtggagggtggtccaagggcttgggctcctgtacctatgtaggggacctggaagaagctcttggctcctggcttcagcctgtctcagccctggctgttgtagcaattttgagagtgaaccagcagatagaagatctctctctctctttctctctctctctctgtatgtgtgtgtatgtgtgtgtgtttttccctctctttttgtaactctgcctttaaaaaatttgcttcattttatctttttagttAACATGTAATAATTGTTCATATTTATGGAGTAACTATTTCAATATACCTATAAAATGCATTCTGATCAAATTAGTATAATTAAAATTCCCATCTgcttatgatttatttatgtttggagACTTTGAACTCCAAACAATTaataagctattgtgaattatagTCACCTACTGTCCTGTGAAACAGGACATATCTAACCATGTTTTGGTGCCCGTTAACCAACCTCCCTCTATCTGGCTCCCCCACACCCTTTCCAGCCTCTAGTAAATGATATTCTATTTTCTGATTGATGCTTTTAATTTCCACAAATGagagagcatatggtatttgtctttctgtatctggataattttatttaatataatgtcccttagtttcatccatttctgcttcaaatgacaggattttattctttttatagccaaataatattccattgcatatatatgtcacatttctttattcattcattcactaatgAACACCTTGACTGAttttatatcttagctattgtgaatagtgctgcaataaacatgggagtacaggtatctctttcatagaCTGAACTCATTTCCTTTGTTTATATATACAGAGTAGGAtcctggatcatatgataggtctatttttagttttataaaaatttttgtttattttcattttatgtcaaaggaaagagagggaaagagagagacagagagagagagagagtgagagagagagagagcaagcaagcactAGGCCTagatcaggaggaagccaggagattggaaatccatcagggtctcccatatagatggcaaggacccaagtacatcagccatcatctgctgccttctggggtatGCATTAGTTGGAAACTAGAACAGAAGCAGAGTAAATAGGTcttgaaccagggactccattatgggatgctgaagtaccaagtggcaacttaaccactgtgacaaatgATCACccctatttttagttatttgagggaTTTCTATATTGTTCTCAATTACATTGCAACCAACAGTGCATAAGAATTCCTTTTTCtcagggtccagtgttgtggcacagtagattgaactgccacttgtgacaccagcatctcctgTGGATGTTGGGTTGGGTCCTGGCTGGTttacttctgatatagctccctactaatgggctgggaaagcagcggaagattatccaagtatttgggcctctgctccctttGTGGATGACCCTGTTGGAGTTATGGGCCTAACCTtgtcatgtggccatttggaaagtgaatcaatggatataagatctttctctattcctctctactaaaaaaagtttccttttctctacattcttgccagcatttgctagtttttgcttttctaataaaaacCATTCTGGCTGGGTAAGATAATCTctctttgtgattttaattttcaatttcctGATGACAAAAGATGTCCAGCctttttttcatctgttttgggtatttttatttcttctgttcagaaatgtctattcataccatttgcccattttaaaatcaggttgCCTGTTGCTGAGGTTTTTAAATTCCTTATAcagtctggatattaatcctttgatGAATAGTTTGCAAGATTTTCTCTTGTTCTGTTGGTCGTCTCTTCCCTTTGCTGTGTTTCCTTTGATATGAAAaagtttcttagttttttttataattccATTCATCTAGAATGTGATTTTATTGCCTGTAATTTTAATGTCCTAAATAGAACATCATTGCCTATACCCATGTCTCAAAGTCTTTCATCTGTGTTTTTTcctagtagtttcatagtttcaagtcAGATATTGGGTCTTTGAAATTTATTCAATAGGCAGGaatacaaagagagagtgagagtgagctagagagagaaggaatataagagggctctcatctgctggttcagtcctcaaatgctcacagtggccaggacttggccaggccaaagctgagagctgcaaactcaattcaggtctctcttgtgggtgtcAGACACCGAATTACTTCagtcattgcctgctgcctcccagagtctgtgttagcaggaagtagcATCAGGAGTGAAGAGAgatattgaacccagatactctgatataataattaaaattattttaaacagtaGAATATGGAGGGGATGGTAATTATGGCCTTTGTAGTTCATCTTTCTAGCTATTCATCTTCTCTTAATCATTTATTAGGTATTTGTGTGGGAGAAACTATAAACTATCTCAGTCACCATCCACACCATGTCCCTTCCAGCATAGTTTCCTGAACTACTGAGATGGGATGATTAAAGCTATATTTTCCCAGAGTCCTTTGCAGCCCGGATTCCACATGTGAGATTTGTTATCTCAAGCACATGTTCTTGTGTAGATAGTATCTCAGCATATGGCTTTTATAGGCTTGCTGTTTACAGTATGCTACCCTTTGGTGAGTGGGGCTTTGCAGAAACAAGTGAGTAATAAGTGATTGGTGTACAAGTTTTAGGCACATATGGTGGGAAATG
This window contains:
- the LOC133762367 gene encoding zinc finger CCHC-type and RNA-binding motif-containing protein 1-like; this encodes MSGGLAPSKSTVYVSNLPFSLTNNDLYRIFSKYGKVVKVTIMKDKDTRKSKGVAFILFLDKDSAQNCTRAINNKQLFGKVIKASIAIDNGRAAEFIRRQNYFDKSKCYECGESGHLSYACPKNMLGEREPPKKKEKKKKKKVPEPEEEIEEVEESEDEGEDPALDSLSQAIAFQQAKIEEEQRKWRPSPGGPSTSDDSRRSRIKKITYFSDEEELSD